A window of Onychostoma macrolepis isolate SWU-2019 chromosome 01, ASM1243209v1, whole genome shotgun sequence contains these coding sequences:
- the tmem154 gene encoding transmembrane protein 154 isoform X2 — MNLILFLLLALTASWTGFVQCEDNEETEQEFAVTDSQNHGNGVGSGDGKIQDLDSAPNSDSNTEQTDINEETKQTTEANTDTEDLNPVMIIITLVLTLVVISVIVCVVMIYRRLGIKVADTKEDPYLDHEDHEKVPMPMFEDDIPSVMELEMEDLENWMAKDGGKKVDTGQI, encoded by the exons ATGAATCTTATACTATTCCTGCTTTTGGCACTGACAGCTAGCTGGACTGGATTTG TTCAATGTGAAGACAACGAAGAAACAGAGCAGGAGTTTGCCGTTACAGACTCAC AGAATCATGGGAATGGTGTAGGCTCTGGAGATGGGAAGATCCAGG ATTTAGACTCCGCACCAAACAGTGACTCAAACACTGAACAAACAGATATAAATGAGGAAACAAAGCAGACTACTGAAGCAAATACAGACACAGAGGATCTCAACCCAGTCATGATCATCATAACTCTAGTTCTCACACTGGTCGTCATCTCTGTGATCGTGTGTGTAGTCATGATCTATCGCAGGTTGGGCATAAAAGTTGCTG acaCAAAAGAAGATCCTTATCTGGATCATGAAGACCATGAAAAGGTGCCAAT GCCCATGTTTGAGGATGATATCCCATCAGTGATGGAGCTAGAAATGGAAGACCTAGAAAATTGGATGGCAAAAG ATGGAGGCAAGAAAGTGGACACTGGCCAAATATAA
- the tmem154 gene encoding transmembrane protein 154 isoform X1 encodes MNLILFLLLALTASWTGFVQCEDNEETEQEFAVTDSLTSEAVGEEENSENHGNGVGSGDGKIQDLDSAPNSDSNTEQTDINEETKQTTEANTDTEDLNPVMIIITLVLTLVVISVIVCVVMIYRRLGIKVADTKEDPYLDHEDHEKVPMPMFEDDIPSVMELEMEDLENWMAKDGGKKVDTGQI; translated from the exons ATGAATCTTATACTATTCCTGCTTTTGGCACTGACAGCTAGCTGGACTGGATTTG TTCAATGTGAAGACAACGAAGAAACAGAGCAGGAGTTTGCCGTTACAGACTCAC TAACTTCCGAAGCAGTGGGTGAAGAAGAAAACTCAG AGAATCATGGGAATGGTGTAGGCTCTGGAGATGGGAAGATCCAGG ATTTAGACTCCGCACCAAACAGTGACTCAAACACTGAACAAACAGATATAAATGAGGAAACAAAGCAGACTACTGAAGCAAATACAGACACAGAGGATCTCAACCCAGTCATGATCATCATAACTCTAGTTCTCACACTGGTCGTCATCTCTGTGATCGTGTGTGTAGTCATGATCTATCGCAGGTTGGGCATAAAAGTTGCTG acaCAAAAGAAGATCCTTATCTGGATCATGAAGACCATGAAAAGGTGCCAAT GCCCATGTTTGAGGATGATATCCCATCAGTGATGGAGCTAGAAATGGAAGACCTAGAAAATTGGATGGCAAAAG ATGGAGGCAAGAAAGTGGACACTGGCCAAATATAA